One window of Inquilinus sp. KBS0705 genomic DNA carries:
- a CDS encoding 6,7-dimethyl-8-ribityllumazine synthase, which yields MATHLKNLSDFSASAIPSAAGYSFGIVVAEWNTEITDALYQGAYKSLVDNGANPDNIYSYTVPGSFELTTGAELLLKNKKLDAVICLGCVIQGETRHFDFICNAVANGVSNVAIKYSKPVIFGVLTTDNQQQAIDRAGGKHGNKGDEAAVTAIKMAKLVETLGQ from the coding sequence ATGGCTACACATTTAAAAAACCTTTCAGATTTTTCGGCCTCGGCAATACCATCTGCAGCAGGCTATAGTTTTGGCATTGTGGTAGCCGAGTGGAATACCGAAATTACTGATGCATTATACCAGGGCGCTTATAAAAGCCTTGTTGATAACGGCGCTAACCCCGATAACATATATAGCTACACCGTACCCGGCAGCTTTGAACTTACCACCGGAGCCGAACTTTTATTAAAAAACAAAAAGCTGGACGCGGTTATATGCCTGGGTTGTGTTATACAGGGCGAAACACGCCATTTTGATTTTATTTGTAACGCGGTTGCAAATGGTGTAAGTAATGTTGCCATAAAATACAGCAAACCTGTTATATTTGGAGTGCTTACCACTGATAACCAGCAGCAAGCAATAGACAGGGCAGGCGGCAAACACGGAAATAAAGGCGATGAAGCTGCTGTAACTGCCATAAAAATGGCTAAATTGGTTGAAACTTTGGGGCAGTAA
- a CDS encoding nucleoside-diphosphate kinase: protein MQTNRTFTMIKPDAVANGHIGAILDKITKEGFKIVALKYTALSAEKAGEFYAVHRERGFFADLVGFMSSGPIVAAILEKDNAIEDFRKLIGATDPSKAEPDTIRNLFAKSIDANAVHGSDSDENAAIEGNFFFSAFERF, encoded by the coding sequence ATGCAAACCAACAGAACATTTACTATGATAAAGCCCGATGCAGTTGCAAACGGGCATATTGGCGCGATTTTAGATAAAATAACCAAAGAAGGTTTTAAAATAGTAGCGCTTAAATACACTGCGCTAAGCGCCGAAAAAGCAGGCGAATTTTACGCAGTGCACCGCGAGCGCGGCTTTTTTGCAGACCTTGTTGGCTTTATGTCATCAGGCCCTATTGTTGCGGCTATTTTAGAGAAGGATAACGCTATCGAAGACTTCCGCAAGTTAATTGGCGCTACCGACCCAAGTAAGGCTGAGCCGGATACTATCCGTAACCTGTTTGCTAAATCAATTGATGCAAACGCGGTGCATGGATCAGACTCTGACGAAAATGCTGCTATAGAAGGCAACTTTTTCTTTTCGGCATTCGAAAGATTTTAA
- a CDS encoding NAD(P)H-hydrate dehydratase has translation MLPLLVSSQMREADAYTIANEPIKSIDLMERASKAFVGWFINHFPNKTKSIAVYCGTGNNGGDGLAIARLLHEHGYTQLNIKIVRFSDKASDDFNINLKRIGNIATAEINPGDELPEETSDLIIDALLGSGLNKPLKSDYNRLVTYLNSLQKTVVAVDVPTGFFTDGEVPADATVLKADLVITFQQPKINFLLPESGPYINCWEAVKIGIDEAFINSVDTPYFYVEEKDARKMIKPRHKFSNKGTYGHAFIIAGKDETMGAALLCASACVYAGAGLTTACIPQSGLTALNSYMPEVMVVIRNDYALPDINWDKYSTIGIGPGLGKDDNTLNLLIPIFENYNKPIVIDADALNVLAENKKLLTQLPQGSILTPHMKEFDRLFGQHTSWWHRMQTAKQKAQELNMYIVLKNEYTITATPEGKLYFNSTGNAAMATGGMGDVLTGIITALLAQKYSPKDACLLGIYIHGKAGDELALPNRMNVVLPHKVAALLPLTMAKLKA, from the coding sequence ATGCTGCCTTTACTTGTATCGTCACAAATGCGCGAAGCAGATGCTTATACCATCGCAAACGAACCTATCAAGTCAATTGATCTGATGGAACGGGCCAGCAAGGCATTTGTAGGCTGGTTCATAAACCATTTTCCTAACAAAACAAAAAGCATAGCTGTTTATTGCGGTACGGGCAATAATGGTGGCGATGGACTCGCTATAGCTCGCTTATTGCATGAGCACGGTTATACGCAACTTAATATTAAAATAGTCCGTTTTTCTGATAAAGCCAGCGACGATTTCAATATCAATTTAAAAAGAATAGGTAATATCGCTACCGCTGAAATAAACCCCGGTGATGAATTACCCGAGGAAACCAGCGACCTAATAATTGACGCGCTGTTGGGTAGCGGCTTAAATAAACCATTAAAAAGCGACTATAACCGCTTAGTTACCTACTTAAACAGCCTGCAAAAGACAGTTGTTGCGGTAGATGTACCTACCGGATTTTTTACTGATGGCGAAGTGCCTGCCGATGCCACTGTTTTAAAAGCCGACCTTGTGATAACGTTTCAGCAGCCCAAAATAAACTTTTTACTACCCGAATCAGGCCCGTATATCAATTGCTGGGAGGCGGTGAAGATAGGTATTGATGAAGCGTTTATTAATTCGGTTGATACCCCGTATTTTTATGTAGAAGAAAAGGATGCCCGTAAAATGATTAAACCCCGTCATAAGTTTAGCAATAAAGGCACTTATGGCCATGCATTTATTATAGCCGGTAAAGACGAAACCATGGGCGCGGCCTTATTATGTGCTTCTGCATGCGTATATGCCGGGGCGGGGCTTACTACCGCCTGCATACCACAAAGTGGCTTAACCGCCCTTAATAGCTATATGCCCGAGGTAATGGTAGTAATACGTAACGATTATGCCCTGCCGGATATTAATTGGGATAAATACAGCACTATAGGAATTGGCCCCGGTTTAGGTAAAGACGATAATACCTTAAACTTATTGATACCGATTTTTGAAAACTATAATAAACCGATAGTTATAGATGCCGACGCGCTAAACGTATTGGCCGAAAATAAGAAGTTATTGACCCAACTGCCACAAGGAAGCATATTAACACCGCATATGAAGGAATTTGACCGCCTGTTTGGCCAACATACCAGTTGGTGGCACCGCATGCAAACCGCAAAGCAAAAAGCGCAGGAACTTAATATGTATATTGTTCTTAAAAACGAGTACACCATAACAGCCACTCCTGAAGGGAAACTTTACTTTAACAGTACCGGTAATGCCGCTATGGCAACCGGCGGTATGGGCGATGTACTTACAGGCATTATAACCGCTTTATTAGCGCAAAAGTATTCGCCGAAGGATGCTTGTTTATTAGGTATATATATACACGGTAAGGCGGGAGACGAATTAGCTTTACCCAACCGCATGAACGTGGTGTTGCCACATAAGGTAGCCGCGCTGTTACCACTTACCATGGCCAAATTAAAGGCATAA
- a CDS encoding DUF721 domain-containing protein has product MRKTNDKSLKDAIEQMLNVYKIKRRFDETGIVNHWPELVGKSVANRTKELFIRDKKLFLRIESSVIKNELVLMRSQIIQKINDEAKTELVEEIVFL; this is encoded by the coding sequence ATACGTAAAACCAACGATAAATCGCTTAAAGACGCGATTGAGCAAATGCTTAATGTTTATAAAATTAAGCGCCGCTTTGATGAAACCGGCATTGTAAACCATTGGCCCGAATTGGTAGGTAAATCGGTAGCTAACCGCACCAAGGAGCTGTTTATACGCGATAAGAAATTATTTTTGCGGATAGAATCGTCTGTAATAAAAAATGAATTGGTTTTAATGCGCAGCCAGATCATCCAAAAAATAAACGACGAAGCCAAAACTGAACTGGTAGAAGAAATAGTGTTTTTGTAA
- a CDS encoding peptidylprolyl isomerase, with translation MLANNDSAIVKVPVDSVFKGHEAEMPPFFKKGGFIDFTLKIVKVQSLTEAIAERNEALAKLKANEGIAADAYIKSHNLAPVTTASGLKYIVKVAGTKPKPQPGDTVYVNYTGRTLAGKVFDTSIEADAKAAGVYNPDRPYEPLTFAVGTQRVIAGWDEGLMLLNEGSKATFIVPSALAYGEQGSGPDIGPNATLLFDLELVKVVRVKHGAVPPVSKAPVKKALPKKRTTIKKKN, from the coding sequence TTGTTGGCTAATAATGACAGCGCCATAGTTAAAGTACCGGTCGATTCTGTTTTTAAAGGCCACGAAGCCGAGATGCCGCCATTTTTTAAAAAGGGTGGCTTTATAGATTTTACTTTGAAGATAGTTAAGGTACAATCGTTAACCGAAGCTATTGCCGAACGTAACGAGGCCCTGGCTAAGCTAAAGGCAAACGAAGGCATAGCCGCTGATGCTTATATAAAAAGCCACAACCTGGCACCAGTTACTACTGCATCAGGCTTAAAATATATAGTAAAAGTTGCCGGTACCAAGCCAAAGCCACAACCCGGCGATACCGTTTATGTGAATTATACGGGCCGTACTCTTGCAGGTAAGGTATTTGATACCAGTATTGAAGCTGATGCTAAAGCAGCGGGCGTATATAACCCGGATCGCCCTTACGAGCCTTTAACCTTTGCTGTTGGCACGCAGCGCGTTATCGCTGGTTGGGATGAGGGCTTAATGCTATTGAACGAAGGCTCAAAGGCTACTTTCATCGTTCCATCGGCACTGGCTTATGGCGAGCAGGGATCGGGCCCGGATATTGGCCCTAATGCAACACTTTTGTTCGACCTGGAGTTGGTAAAGGTAGTGCGGGTAAAACATGGTGCCGTACCGCCGGTAAGCAAAGCCCCGGTTAAAAAGGCACTGCCTAAAAAACGGACAACAATTAAAAAGAAAAATTAA
- a CDS encoding sigma-70 family RNA polymerase sigma factor, whose translation MSKKRKISLSEEELVLALRNREKIAIEALYDMYSSSLFGVISRIITDTAIAEDVLQETFVKIWNSFSGYSSEKGRLFTWMVNIARNLSIDKVRSKDFKNQNKNQELENNVTFIDEQRNTVYKPELLGIRELVSTLKPEQKSILELVYFKGYTHVEAADELGVPLGTIKTRLRMAILQLRKHFN comes from the coding sequence TTGAGTAAGAAACGCAAAATATCGTTATCAGAGGAAGAGTTAGTGCTTGCGCTACGTAATCGTGAAAAGATCGCGATCGAAGCGTTGTACGATATGTACTCGTCTTCCCTGTTCGGTGTTATTTCCAGAATTATAACCGATACTGCCATTGCCGAAGACGTTTTGCAAGAAACGTTTGTAAAAATATGGAATTCTTTTTCGGGCTACAGTAGCGAAAAAGGCCGCTTATTTACCTGGATGGTAAATATTGCCCGCAATTTGTCGATTGATAAAGTACGATCTAAAGATTTTAAGAACCAAAATAAAAACCAGGAGCTTGAAAATAACGTAACTTTCATAGACGAACAAAGAAACACGGTTTACAAGCCCGAGTTGTTGGGAATCAGGGAGTTAGTATCTACCTTGAAACCCGAGCAAAAGTCAATTCTTGAATTGGTGTATTTTAAAGGTTACACCCATGTGGAAGCCGCCGACGAACTTGGCGTACCGCTTGGAACCATTAAAACCCGTTTAAGGATGGCTATTCTGCAACTCAGAAAACATTTTAATTGA
- a CDS encoding anti-sigma factor: MEDIKEYIESGILELYVLGDVSPDEKLQVEDMASKYPAVKAEIDEIEKSIEFYAEAHTVEPSEHLRTKILNSLVVNLGDDDNFKGRTASDEDENVVALPTRTVSSFYKYAFAACLTLLLISIYGLVNLYSQLQDSNNQLTALQTDKQHFANQVNLLDTELDMYRNPTYKVLKLQGTPKAPQSAMTLAWNSANKKVMVAMNGMKLPAHDKQHQYQLWALVGGKPVDMGVFDAPATADTIGIKEMKSIASADAFAVTLEPTGGSVNPTLDQMVVIGKF, encoded by the coding sequence GTGGAAGACATAAAGGAATATATTGAATCGGGGATTTTGGAACTTTACGTTTTGGGCGATGTAAGCCCTGACGAAAAGTTACAAGTGGAGGATATGGCTTCAAAATATCCTGCTGTTAAGGCAGAAATTGACGAGATAGAGAAATCAATAGAGTTTTACGCAGAAGCACACACTGTAGAACCATCTGAACATTTACGCACAAAAATATTAAATAGCCTGGTTGTAAATTTAGGCGATGATGATAATTTTAAAGGCAGAACCGCAAGCGATGAGGACGAAAATGTTGTTGCATTACCCACCCGCACCGTTAGCAGCTTTTATAAATATGCCTTTGCAGCCTGCCTAACATTATTGTTGATAAGCATTTATGGTCTGGTTAATTTATACAGCCAATTACAGGATTCTAACAATCAGCTTACCGCGCTACAAACCGATAAACAGCATTTTGCCAACCAAGTAAACTTACTGGATACCGAGTTGGATATGTACCGCAACCCTACTTATAAAGTACTTAAGCTGCAAGGCACACCAAAGGCCCCGCAATCGGCCATGACGCTGGCCTGGAACTCGGCAAATAAAAAGGTAATGGTAGCCATGAACGGCATGAAACTGCCTGCGCACGATAAGCAGCACCAATATCAATTATGGGCCCTTGTTGGCGGCAAACCTGTAGATATGGGTGTGTTTGATGCACCCGCTACCGCCGATACCATCGGCATAAAAGAAATGAAGTCGATAGCAAGCGCGGATGCCTTTGCAGTAACGCTTGAACCAACCGGCGGTAGTGTTAACCCTACACTCGACCAGATGGTGGTGATAGGAAAGTTTTAA
- a CDS encoding tetratricopeptide repeat protein codes for MSATQVNTKTIAEKNNVVKSGSFIQENQKSLLFIAAAIVVMIVIYIAYLKLYLAPREVTAANQMHVAQDFWAKKDWDKAIKGDAGYPGFEKIISDYSNTKVANLAYFYLGTAYLNKGEYRKAIDNLNNYRGDDNMIAAEAFGNAGDAYVELKDYDKAETYFKKAIDKANNKFLSPFYLKKLGLVYEAKNDSKSAAEAYKKIKSDYFTSAEAQNIDEYIARAEAKQ; via the coding sequence ATGTCAGCAACGCAGGTGAATACCAAAACTATAGCAGAGAAAAATAATGTTGTGAAGAGCGGTAGTTTTATTCAGGAGAATCAAAAAAGCTTATTATTTATAGCCGCAGCTATAGTTGTAATGATTGTTATATACATTGCATATCTAAAGCTTTACCTTGCCCCGCGCGAGGTTACAGCCGCTAACCAAATGCACGTAGCACAAGATTTTTGGGCTAAAAAAGATTGGGATAAAGCTATAAAAGGCGATGCCGGTTACCCTGGTTTCGAAAAGATCATCAGCGATTACAGCAACACAAAAGTGGCTAACCTTGCTTATTTTTACTTAGGTACCGCCTATTTAAACAAAGGTGAATACCGCAAAGCTATTGACAACTTAAACAACTATCGCGGCGATGACAACATGATAGCAGCCGAAGCCTTTGGTAATGCTGGTGATGCGTATGTTGAATTAAAAGATTACGATAAAGCAGAAACCTACTTTAAAAAGGCGATTGATAAAGCCAACAATAAATTTTTATCTCCGTTTTATCTTAAAAAATTGGGCTTAGTTTACGAAGCCAAAAACGACAGCAAATCTGCAGCTGAAGCTTATAAGAAAATTAAATCGGACTACTTTACAAGCGCCGAAGCACAAAACATCGACGAGTATATTGCTCGCGCCGAAGCGAAGCAATAA
- the ytxJ gene encoding bacillithiol system redox-active protein YtxJ has product MEWIQLETAEQIDAIKQQAGYSLVFKHSTRCSISMMAKRRFELDWDNLPDDMPLYFLDLIKHRDLSNKIASDFQVHHESPQLLLIKDGECVLDQSHGQISVDETMSVLS; this is encoded by the coding sequence ATGGAATGGATACAGTTGGAAACTGCGGAGCAGATTGATGCTATTAAACAGCAAGCGGGTTATAGTTTAGTTTTTAAACACAGCACACGGTGTTCTATTAGCATGATGGCTAAGCGGCGCTTTGAGTTAGACTGGGACAACCTACCTGATGATATGCCTCTTTACTTTTTAGATCTTATCAAACACCGCGACCTGTCCAACAAAATAGCCTCCGATTTTCAGGTACATCACGAATCGCCGCAATTGCTGTTGATAAAAGATGGTGAATGCGTGCTCGATCAATCGCACGGGCAAATATCTGTTGATGAAACCATGAGTGTACTTTCATAA
- a CDS encoding FKBP-type peptidylprolyl isomerase: MRKNLLIMAVAALGLASCKGGFKQADGGLLYNIRVDKSGPNIKVGDFISLNLILKTESDSVIGSTYELGRPIPQLVQKEQRKGDISSAMLLLSEGDSATVKLNIDSMFKKGAPRPPGIKGKYLVYEVKIEKVIPRGNLSDVVFQGRITELFKQQADAIKKQEPAKIKKFVDDNKLKTTTTKSGLQYVITKPGSGPNAQAGDTAVVNYTGKLLSGKLFDSSLKEEALKAKQPIDPRRKFEPIRVAVGAGRVIKGWDEGLMLLNKGAKATLVIPSDLGWGEQGAPPLITPFSPVTFEVEMVDIIKANPNAPKTVAPVAPQQ; encoded by the coding sequence ATGAGAAAAAACCTATTGATCATGGCAGTAGCAGCTTTAGGGCTTGCAAGCTGTAAAGGTGGATTTAAGCAGGCCGATGGCGGTTTGTTATACAATATTCGCGTAGACAAATCGGGGCCAAACATTAAGGTTGGCGATTTTATTAGCCTTAACCTAATATTAAAAACCGAAAGCGACTCTGTAATTGGCAGCACCTACGAGCTTGGCCGCCCTATACCGCAATTGGTACAAAAAGAACAGCGCAAAGGCGATATATCATCAGCAATGCTGCTTTTAAGTGAAGGCGACAGTGCTACAGTTAAATTAAACATTGATAGTATGTTTAAAAAAGGCGCGCCAAGGCCACCGGGCATTAAAGGTAAGTACTTGGTTTACGAAGTTAAGATCGAAAAAGTAATACCACGTGGTAACCTTAGCGATGTTGTTTTCCAGGGTCGTATAACCGAGCTGTTTAAACAACAGGCCGATGCGATAAAAAAACAAGAGCCTGCAAAAATTAAAAAGTTTGTTGATGATAATAAATTAAAAACCACTACTACCAAATCGGGCCTGCAATATGTAATCACTAAACCGGGTTCGGGGCCAAACGCGCAAGCAGGCGATACCGCTGTGGTAAACTATACAGGTAAATTGCTTAGCGGTAAGCTTTTTGATAGTAGCCTTAAAGAAGAAGCACTTAAAGCAAAACAACCTATTGACCCACGCCGTAAATTTGAGCCAATACGTGTTGCCGTTGGTGCAGGTAGGGTAATAAAGGGATGGGATGAAGGCCTGATGTTATTAAACAAAGGTGCAAAAGCTACTTTGGTTATTCCTTCAGATTTAGGTTGGGGCGAGCAAGGCGCACCGCCATTGATCACTCCATTCTCTCCGGTTACCTTCGAGGTAGAGATGGTTGATATTATAAAAGCCAACCCTAATGCACCAAAAACGGTAGCTCCGGTAGCACCGCAACAATAA
- a CDS encoding DNA replication/repair protein RecF, translated as MYLQQLSFINFKNYAGAELTLSEGVNAFVGNNGAGKTNLLDAVHYLSLCKSYFNPIDSQQIKQGADFFMINGIFQKNNNKEVVACGVKRNQKKQFKRNKKDYQRLADHIGLLPLVMISPYDISIIIEGSEERRKFVDNVISQTDNNYLDELIAYNKFLANRNSLLKQIADTGRYDPDLLAVLDEQLTVSGTRIFEKRRIFMEAFTGIFNLHYQFISEDAEQVELIYESQLLQDNLAVLLNKSMERDRVLERTTMGIHKDDLQFNIHGMPMKKFGSQGQQKSFLIALKLAQYTFLTQKKGFKPLLLLDDIFDKLDDNRVTKLMQMVSNNDFGQVFITDTSMARVKGVFDNLKVDVKLFKVKEGSIDT; from the coding sequence ATGTATCTGCAGCAACTCTCTTTTATCAACTTTAAAAATTATGCCGGCGCCGAGCTAACGCTTAGCGAAGGGGTAAATGCATTTGTGGGGAATAACGGCGCGGGTAAAACCAATTTGTTAGATGCGGTGCACTACCTTTCGTTATGTAAAAGCTATTTTAACCCGATTGATAGCCAGCAGATAAAGCAAGGTGCCGACTTTTTTATGATCAACGGCATTTTTCAAAAAAACAATAATAAAGAAGTTGTAGCCTGCGGCGTAAAACGCAATCAAAAAAAACAATTTAAACGTAATAAGAAAGATTACCAGCGCCTTGCGGACCATATTGGCCTGTTGCCGCTGGTAATGATATCGCCATACGATATTAGTATTATCATTGAGGGCAGCGAGGAGCGCCGCAAATTTGTTGATAATGTAATATCGCAAACAGATAATAACTACCTGGATGAGTTGATAGCTTACAACAAGTTTTTAGCCAACCGTAATTCGCTGTTAAAGCAAATTGCCGATACCGGCAGGTACGATCCTGATCTATTAGCCGTGTTAGATGAGCAGTTAACCGTATCCGGTACGCGCATTTTTGAAAAGCGCAGAATTTTTATGGAGGCTTTTACGGGTATATTTAACCTGCATTACCAATTTATAAGCGAAGATGCCGAACAAGTAGAACTGATATACGAATCGCAACTATTGCAGGATAACCTTGCTGTGCTGTTAAACAAAAGTATGGAGCGCGATAGGGTGCTGGAACGTACCACCATGGGTATACATAAAGACGACCTGCAATTTAACATACATGGCATGCCCATGAAAAAGTTTGGTTCTCAAGGGCAGCAAAAGAGTTTTTTAATAGCGCTTAAACTGGCACAATACACCTTTCTTACACAAAAAAAAGGCTTTAAGCCTCTTTTGTTGTTAGATGATATATTTGATAAGCTGGATGATAACCGGGTTACCAAGCTGATGCAAATGGTAAGTAATAACGATTTTGGCCAGGTATTTATAACCGATACCAGTATGGCCAGGGTTAAAGGCGTGTTTGATAACTTAAAGGTTGATGTTAAACTTTTTAAAGTAAAGGAGGGCAGCATTGATACGTAA
- a CDS encoding bifunctional oligoribonuclease/PAP phosphatase NrnA — protein sequence MLDLASLTGLLGQPQKIVITTHHKPDGDAMGSSLGLYNYLIQQGHHAKVIAPTDYPEFLNWMPGNEEVIIYTENTELSARLIAEAAIVFCLDFNSLSRINEMGELVRESKAYKVMIDHHLEPEDFDDYRHWDINACAAAQLVYDFIVNQLQHKELINADVATCLYTGIMTDSASFRLPKTTAAVHRMVADLIDAGAVNWRIHELIYSSSSENRLKFLGHCLANCLEVLPEYNTAIIAVNKADLDRFDVNTGDTEGIVNYALSIASVRLAAFIVERSDKVKLSLRSKGEFPANDICKKYFSGGGHRNAAGGVSTEPLDSTVNKFKSILPEYKTLLVQ from the coding sequence ATGTTGGATTTAGCCTCGCTTACCGGACTTTTAGGTCAACCCCAAAAAATAGTTATAACAACCCATCATAAACCTGATGGCGATGCTATGGGTTCGTCATTAGGCTTGTATAATTACCTTATACAGCAAGGCCACCATGCCAAAGTAATTGCCCCTACAGATTATCCTGAGTTTTTAAACTGGATGCCCGGCAACGAAGAAGTAATTATCTATACCGAAAATACCGAACTATCGGCCCGGCTGATAGCTGAGGCAGCCATTGTTTTTTGCCTTGATTTTAACAGCCTTAGCCGCATAAACGAAATGGGCGAACTGGTAAGGGAAAGTAAGGCCTATAAAGTAATGATAGACCACCACCTGGAGCCCGAAGATTTTGACGACTACAGGCATTGGGATATTAACGCGTGTGCAGCCGCGCAATTAGTTTATGATTTTATTGTAAACCAATTACAACATAAAGAATTAATTAATGCCGATGTAGCCACCTGCTTGTATACCGGTATCATGACAGATTCTGCATCGTTCCGCTTACCAAAAACTACAGCCGCTGTTCATCGCATGGTTGCTGATTTGATAGATGCCGGAGCAGTTAACTGGCGTATACACGAGTTGATATACAGCAGCTCGTCTGAAAACCGCTTAAAGTTTTTGGGCCATTGCCTTGCAAACTGTTTAGAAGTTTTACCCGAATACAATACTGCCATAATAGCCGTTAATAAAGCGGACTTAGACAGATTTGATGTTAATACCGGCGATACCGAAGGCATTGTTAATTACGCCTTATCAATTGCAAGTGTGCGTTTAGCGGCATTTATAGTTGAGCGTTCAGATAAGGTTAAACTTTCTTTACGATCAAAAGGAGAATTTCCGGCGAATGATATTTGTAAAAAGTACTTTAGCGGCGGCGGGCACCGTAATGCTGCAGGCGGGGTATCAACCGAGCCGCTTGATAGCACAGTAAATAAATTTAAATCGATATTACCAGAATATAAAACACTATTAGTACAGTAA
- the lipA gene encoding lipoyl synthase, translating into MIDLPVVPANQPQRKPDWLRVRLPVGKEYAHVRGLVDTHKLHTICESGNCPNMGECWGAGTATFMILGNICTRSCSFCAVATGRPLAVDTDEPNRVANSVKLMQVKHCVITSVDRDDLKDGGSIIWAETINAIRRESPQTTLETLLPDFRGIWDNLERVLETRPEVVSHNLETVRRLTKEVRIQAKYDRSLEALRITSNAGVRTKSGIMLGLGEREEDVLEAMDDLLEAGVHILTLGQYLQPTRNHHPVIDWIHPDQFASYKEWGLKKGFKYVESGPLVRSSYHAEKHLFEM; encoded by the coding sequence ATGATTGATTTGCCTGTAGTGCCAGCGAATCAGCCTCAACGCAAGCCCGATTGGCTTAGAGTAAGGCTGCCTGTAGGAAAAGAATATGCCCATGTTCGTGGTTTGGTTGATACCCATAAGTTACACACCATTTGCGAAAGCGGTAATTGCCCAAACATGGGCGAGTGCTGGGGCGCGGGTACCGCTACCTTTATGATATTGGGTAATATTTGTACCCGATCGTGTTCTTTTTGCGCTGTAGCAACCGGCAGGCCTTTGGCAGTTGACACCGACGAGCCTAACCGCGTAGCCAATTCGGTTAAGTTAATGCAGGTAAAGCATTGTGTAATTACATCTGTAGACCGCGACGATTTGAAGGACGGCGGATCTATTATATGGGCCGAAACCATCAACGCCATACGCCGCGAAAGCCCTCAAACTACATTAGAGACCTTGTTACCCGATTTTAGAGGGATTTGGGACAACCTGGAACGCGTGCTGGAAACCCGCCCCGAGGTGGTTTCACATAATTTGGAAACCGTTAGGCGTTTAACCAAAGAAGTGCGTATACAAGCTAAGTACGATAGAAGTTTAGAGGCATTAAGGATAACATCTAACGCGGGTGTGCGCACCAAATCGGGCATAATGCTTGGCCTTGGCGAACGCGAAGAAGATGTGCTGGAAGCAATGGACGACTTGCTGGAAGCTGGTGTACATATATTAACGCTGGGCCAATATTTACAACCTACACGCAATCATCATCCGGTGATTGACTGGATACATCCCGATCAGTTTGCCAGCTATAAAGAGTGGGGATTGAAAAAAGGATTTAAGTATGTTGAAAGCGGGCCATTGGTACGCTCGTCTTACCATGCCGAAAAGCATTTGTTTGAAATGTAA